A section of the Quatrionicoccus australiensis genome encodes:
- a CDS encoding type IV pilus assembly protein FimV gives MNRLAFRYSLPVLLFALSGAAYALGLGELRGQPSLGERFRLEVEILGDGKAALDPSCFRLIPPASGGDLPWLKKASLSIRKGSPSILEISSETPLRDPVTVLALQVACGHEVGREYVIFASPPKAAQPDLPARQEVVPSANLGTSAKKPAPLVRPRSLAPRQSDVPERLKPHVAERRLAPNPVPDRLLLSNGEDVGEPSLRLATDLFSLTPGAKTAEATEAQREILRLEFRMLLSMNEQATSQLATAEKLRNMESTLGDLQQRAAEFSQRVEKGAPAEVPAAKSDAAPVAVPPVAVGGAEDDSSGISDWSFYGVILGVVLGLGGWFGWRKYQERRLDETDPGYRVAAPDLRVDPRREDEREESGVVDLAVEPNVSAAPMAVDLELDGGEAPAVSPVAAASSASESMDSVLSISATTLDEHFEANPVMELADIMLSFGRVKGAAQALQEYIDNNPQEALQPWIRLMDVYRMAGMRNEFEAVSRNLNQNFNVEVQQWSGVNAAAGSHTLDLVLDDVAEPAAAAAPLAPKPECLEDMPRLMGMVSDLWSAGDVVGYLYQLLRDNRGGQRVGFALPVVEEILFLIELKETAHRMEKETVAS, from the coding sequence TTGAATCGTTTGGCTTTTCGGTATTCGTTGCCCGTTTTGCTTTTTGCCTTGTCGGGCGCAGCTTATGCGCTCGGCTTGGGAGAGTTGCGCGGTCAACCTAGCCTGGGAGAGCGTTTTCGGCTGGAGGTTGAGATCCTTGGTGATGGCAAGGCGGCACTGGATCCTTCCTGCTTTCGTCTGATACCACCTGCAAGTGGCGGCGATCTGCCCTGGCTGAAAAAAGCTTCGCTCAGTATTCGCAAGGGTTCTCCTTCCATTCTCGAGATCAGTTCCGAGACGCCTCTGCGCGATCCGGTGACTGTGCTTGCGTTGCAAGTGGCCTGCGGGCATGAAGTTGGGCGTGAGTATGTAATATTCGCTTCGCCGCCCAAGGCTGCCCAGCCGGATTTGCCGGCGCGCCAGGAGGTTGTTCCCTCGGCAAACCTCGGGACATCTGCCAAAAAACCGGCGCCGCTTGTCCGGCCAAGAAGTCTGGCGCCGCGTCAGTCCGATGTGCCGGAGCGGTTGAAGCCGCACGTTGCAGAAAGGCGGCTGGCGCCCAATCCGGTGCCGGATCGCCTGTTGTTGTCCAATGGTGAAGATGTCGGGGAGCCGTCGCTGCGTCTGGCGACCGATCTTTTTTCGCTGACTCCCGGGGCGAAGACGGCGGAGGCGACAGAGGCTCAGCGTGAAATTCTGCGCCTTGAGTTCCGCATGTTGCTGTCGATGAATGAGCAGGCGACGAGTCAGCTGGCAACGGCTGAAAAGTTGCGCAACATGGAAAGCACGCTGGGGGATTTGCAGCAGCGCGCTGCCGAGTTTTCCCAGCGGGTCGAAAAAGGGGCGCCGGCGGAAGTTCCGGCAGCGAAATCCGATGCGGCGCCGGTTGCTGTGCCGCCAGTGGCGGTCGGGGGGGCGGAGGATGATTCCTCCGGCATTTCCGACTGGAGCTTCTACGGTGTCATTCTTGGCGTCGTGCTGGGTCTTGGCGGCTGGTTTGGCTGGCGGAAATACCAGGAGCGACGGCTGGATGAGACTGATCCCGGTTACCGGGTTGCTGCTCCTGATCTGAGGGTCGATCCAAGGCGCGAAGATGAGCGTGAAGAGTCCGGCGTGGTTGACCTTGCGGTCGAGCCGAATGTTTCCGCTGCGCCGATGGCTGTCGATCTTGAGCTGGACGGGGGCGAGGCGCCTGCAGTTTCTCCCGTGGCGGCTGCATCGTCAGCTTCCGAGTCGATGGACTCGGTGCTTTCCATTTCGGCAACGACGCTGGATGAGCATTTTGAGGCCAATCCGGTAATGGAACTGGCCGACATCATGCTGTCCTTCGGACGGGTCAAGGGCGCAGCCCAGGCCCTCCAGGAGTATATCGACAATAATCCGCAGGAAGCCTTGCAACCCTGGATTCGCCTGATGGATGTCTATCGCATGGCGGGTATGCGTAACGAGTTCGAGGCGGTCTCGCGCAACCTGAACCAGAATTTCAATGTCGAAGTTCAGCAGTGGAGTGGAGTCAACGCAGCGGCCGGTTCGCATACGCTGGATCTGGTGCTCGATGATGTCGCCGAGCCGGCGGCCGCCGCGGCACCGTTGGCGCCAAAGCCGGAGTGTCTGGAGGACATGCCGCGCTTGATGGGGATGGTTTCCGATCTGTGGAGTGCGGGCGACGTGGTCGGTTACCTCTATCAACTCCTGCGTGACAACCGGGGTGGTCAACGTGTCGGCTTTGCGCTTCCTGTTGTTGAGGAAATTCTTTTCCTCATTGAACTGAAGGAAACGGCTCATCGTATGGAAAAGGAAACTGTTGCGTCATGA
- a CDS encoding acyl-CoA dehydrogenase: MSEYIAPLKDIRFVMQDLAGLAQVVALPGYEEATPDVVDAILEEAARFSGEVLSPLNRVGDRDGAKWKDTVVTTSPGFKEAYRQFVDNGWNGLGCDPEFGGQGLPKLLSTAVSEMWKAANHAFSLCPMLTQGAIEALMIAGTDAQKAAYLPNLVSGEWTGTMNLTEPSAGSDLAAVRSRAEPVGDGSYRIFGQKIFITYGEHDMTDNIVHLVLARTPGAPEGVKGISLFVVPKFLLKADGTPGERNDVYCVSIEHKLGIHGSPTAVLAFGDHGGAIGTLVGEENRGLEYMFIMMNAARFNVGLEGLGDAERAYQRAVVYAKERVQGTEVGVRGGPKVPIIKHPDVRRMLMSMRARIEAMRVLAYVTAAAQDNAHNHPDEAGRKAGQAFADLMIPVVKGWSTESAIDIASLGVQVHGGMGYIEETGAAQHLRDARITAIYEGTTAIQANDLIGRKIAREKGVTIAAVIAEMRAALRSLDGDLQAIGARQSVAVDALEKAVSWIVANFAGDPKAAHAGAVPFLYLLGIVAGGWQMGRAAVIARARIAAGENDPFWAAKLATARFYADHFLTQAAGLAESVISGAAGALEIADDSF; encoded by the coding sequence ATGAGTGAATACATCGCACCGCTCAAGGATATTCGTTTTGTCATGCAGGATCTCGCCGGCTTGGCGCAGGTCGTCGCCTTGCCTGGATATGAAGAGGCTACGCCGGATGTGGTGGATGCCATTCTCGAAGAGGCTGCCCGCTTCTCCGGAGAAGTCTTGTCGCCACTGAATCGCGTGGGTGACCGCGACGGGGCCAAGTGGAAAGATACGGTGGTCACGACCTCTCCCGGGTTCAAGGAGGCTTATCGGCAATTCGTCGATAACGGCTGGAATGGCCTGGGGTGTGATCCGGAGTTCGGTGGCCAGGGTTTGCCCAAGCTGCTGTCCACTGCGGTCAGTGAAATGTGGAAAGCCGCCAACCATGCCTTCTCGCTGTGTCCAATGCTGACGCAAGGTGCCATCGAGGCGCTGATGATTGCCGGCACCGATGCGCAGAAGGCGGCTTACCTGCCGAATCTGGTTTCCGGCGAATGGACCGGTACCATGAACCTGACTGAGCCTTCCGCCGGGTCGGACCTTGCTGCGGTGCGCAGTCGCGCCGAGCCGGTGGGTGATGGCAGTTACAGGATTTTCGGGCAGAAGATATTCATCACCTATGGTGAGCACGACATGACGGATAACATCGTCCATCTCGTGTTGGCCCGCACCCCGGGGGCGCCTGAAGGCGTCAAGGGGATTTCCCTGTTTGTGGTGCCCAAGTTTCTGCTCAAGGCGGATGGAACGCCGGGTGAGCGCAATGATGTCTATTGTGTCTCGATTGAACACAAGCTGGGTATTCACGGCAGTCCGACGGCGGTGCTGGCATTCGGTGATCACGGTGGTGCGATCGGTACGCTGGTTGGCGAGGAGAATCGCGGCCTTGAGTACATGTTCATCATGATGAATGCCGCCCGCTTCAATGTCGGCCTCGAAGGTCTGGGCGATGCCGAGCGTGCCTATCAGCGCGCCGTTGTCTATGCGAAAGAACGGGTGCAGGGAACCGAGGTTGGTGTGCGTGGTGGTCCGAAGGTGCCGATCATCAAGCATCCGGACGTGCGGCGCATGTTGATGTCGATGCGGGCGCGCATTGAAGCGATGCGGGTGCTGGCTTACGTTACTGCTGCCGCGCAGGACAATGCCCACAATCATCCCGATGAAGCCGGGCGCAAGGCCGGGCAGGCATTTGCCGATCTGATGATTCCGGTCGTCAAGGGCTGGAGTACCGAAAGCGCAATCGATATTGCCTCGCTGGGCGTGCAGGTGCATGGCGGCATGGGCTATATCGAGGAAACCGGTGCTGCCCAGCATCTGCGTGATGCGCGCATCACCGCGATTTACGAAGGTACAACGGCGATTCAGGCGAATGACCTGATCGGCCGCAAGATTGCGCGTGAAAAGGGTGTCACGATCGCGGCTGTGATTGCCGAGATGCGTGCTGCGTTGCGGTCCCTGGATGGCGATTTACAGGCTATCGGAGCGCGTCAGTCCGTAGCGGTCGACGCCTTGGAAAAGGCGGTTTCCTGGATTGTTGCCAATTTTGCCGGTGACCCCAAGGCAGCTCATGCCGGCGCGGTTCCTTTCCTGTATCTGCTGGGGATTGTGGCCGGTGGCTGGCAGATGGGGCGAGCGGCCGTCATCGCGCGTGCCCGGATCGCTGCCGGAGAGAATGACCCCTTCTGGGCCGCCAAGCTGGCAACGGCCCGCTTCTATGCCGATCATTTCCTGACCCAGGCGGCTGGTCTGGCTGAGTCCGTGATCTCCGGCGCGGCCGGTGCACTTGAGATAGCTGACGACAGCTTCTGA